In the Phycisphaerales bacterium genome, TGCATCGACTCTGGCGACAATCGTCAGGTCGACGAGGGCAAAGACCTCGCAGGATTGCCGCGGCGGATGGATGATCGAGGCATGCCCGACGCCGGCATCGGCTTGAATGCCATCGTTGACATGGGCTGCTACGAGTTCCAGGGAACAAGCACCGGCTTCATCGCCGTGCATCCGAGGCCGGGGGTGGCGGGGCGCGACAACCAGTTGCAGGCCGCCGGAGCAACGCCGGGGAATGTCGTGTACTTCGTGTATGGCTTTGCAACCGGCTCGACGGGCGTGCCCGGCTGTCCCGGCTTGACCATCGACATCGCCAACCCGCGCATCGCCGCGCAAAGCACCGCCGACGCCAACGGCTACGCGTCGAAGATCATCAACATCCCAAGCGCCGCCAGCGGCCGCGCGATCATCCTCCAGGCGGTCGATCGCGATGCGTGCGCTGTGAGCAACGCCATCGGCTACCGGTTCCCGTAACGGAAGGCAACCTCACGCAGAGTCGCAGAGATCGCAGAGGTATTCGAGTCAATGACTCGACTCTGCGCACTCCACGGCTCCCGCGTGAGGCCGGGCGTTCACTCTGGATAACCTGTCAGTTGCTTGCCTGCGGCCGCTGCACCTGCCATAGTGGTGCGCCGACATCGGTGCAGCGACATCTTGTGTCCTTGGCTGCCCTCGCTCTTCCCCCGGCCCCGAACCCGCTACGATCCTGACAATGACCAAACAGAATCCCCCCCGCTTCGCTCACCTCCACCTGCACACCGAGTACAGCCTGCTCGATGGCGGCAATCGCATCGACAAACTGGTCCAGCGCGTCCGCGAGCTGGGCATGGACACCGTCGCCATGACCGACCACGGCAACGTGTTCGGCGCGGTCGAGTTCTACACCCAGGCGAAGGAAGCGGGCATCAAGCCCATTCTCGGCATTGAAGCCTACGTCGCGCCGGGCGATCGGCGCGACCGGCAGTTTACGGGCGTGGCCGACGGCGGGTTTCACCTCGTGCTGCTCGCCGAGAACGAGCAGGGCTGGCGGAACATTCTCAAACTGACGAGCGATTCGTTCCTCAACGGCTTCTACTTCAAGCCGCGCATGGACAAGACCACGCTCGAGCAGTGGGCCGATGGGCTCATCGCCATCAACGGCCACCTGGGCAGCAGCATCGCGCATCACCTGCTGCGCTTCGCCCAGAACCCCGAAACGGAGTCGCACTGGAATGCGGCGGTGGAAGAGGCGAAGTGGCACGCCCGCATCTTCAAGCCCGGCGAGAGTGGCGAGCCGCGCTTCTACATCGAACTCCAGCGCCACGGCGTGCCCGAGCAGGATGCGATCAACCCGCACCTGATTCGCCTTGCACGGGAACTCGAACTGCCTCTCGTATGCGACAACGACGCGCACTTCATGCGCGCCGAAGACTACGACGCCCACGACACGCTCTGCTGCATCTCGATGGCGAAGGTGAAGACGGAAGAGAACCGTCTGCGCTACCCGCGCGACCTCTACGTCAAGAGCCCGGAGCAAATGGCCGAACTCTTCCCCGACGTGCCCGAGGCGATGGAGAACACGCTGCGCATCGCCGAGCGCTGCAACGTGGACCTGCCTGCCGGGCAGAATCATGCTCCGGTGGTCAAGCCGGTCATTCCGAAGGACAAGTTCAAATACACGACCGGCGACCGGACGAAGTGGTACACCGAGTTCTGCGCCCGCTACGACCTCGAACCATTCGATGCGATGCGCGACAAGGAAACGCCCGACGAGTTGAAGCAGCGCTGCGACCGGGCGCTGCGCGAACTTTGCGACGCGGGCCTGATCTGGCGCTACGGGCCCGACGGAGTAACGGAGGAGATCCGTGCGCGACTCGATCGCGAACTGCGCATCCTCGCCGACAAGTCGATCTCGGCGTACTTCCTCATCGTGTGGGATTTCGTCAACTGGGCGCGGCAGCGCGGCATCCCCGCCAACGCGCGCGGCTCGGGCGTGGGCACCATGGTCGGCTACGTGCTGGGCCTCTCCAACGCCTGCCCCGTGCGATACGGCCTGCTCTTTGAGCGCTTCACCGACCCCGATCGCAGCGAGTATCCCGATATCGACATCGACATCTGCCAGGATGGCCGCGGCGCGGTCATCGAGTACGTGCGCCAGAAGTACGGCCACGTGGCGCAGATCATCACCTTCGGCACGCTCAAGGCGCGGGCGGCCATCAAAGACGTCGGACGCGTGCTCGGCCTGCTGCCGGGCGAAACGCAGCGGCTCGCCAACATGGTCCCCGACGGGCTCAACGTCTCGATCGATGATGCGCTCGAGAAAGAGCCCGACCTCCGCAAGGAGTACGACTCGCGGCCGGAGATCCGGACGCTCATCGACACGGCCAAGGCGCTCGAGGGGCAGGTGCGGCACACCGGCGTGCACGCCGCGGGCGTGGTCATCGCCACCCAGCCGCTGGACAACATCATCCCGCTGGCCCGCCCGACAGGCGCCAAGGCGGGCGAAGGCGAAGCGATCACGCAGTGGGACGGACCGACGGTCGAGAAGTTCGGCCTCCTGAAGATGGACTTCCTCGGTCTGCGCACGCTTTCAATCATCGAGCGCGCCAAGCAACTCATCCGCGAGTCGCTCAGCGAACAGGCGATTCGCCAGGCGCTGGACATCGACGATCCGAATCGCGATCCGCTCGATCTCGATCGCCTGACGTACGACGACCCGCGCGTATTCGAACTCTTCCAGCGCGGCGACACCGCGGGCGTGTTCCAGTTCGAGTCCGGCGGCATGCGCAAACTGCTCATGGAGATGCGCCCGGACCGGCTCGAAGACCTCATCGCCGCCAACGCGCTCTATCGACCCGGTCCGATGGATCTCATTCCAGACTACAACCGCCGCAAGCACGGCGAGCAGCCCGTGCCGCAGGTGCACCCGATCGTCGATCGCTTCACCGCGGAAACGTATGGCGTGATGGTGTACCAGGAGCAGGTCATGCAGATCTGCCACGAACTGGGCGGCATTCCGCTGCGCGCCGCGTATACGCTCATCAAAGCCATCTCGAAGAAGAAAGAGAAGGTCATCAACGCCGAGCGACCGGTCTTCATCGCGGGAGCCGTGAAGCAGGGGCTCGAAGCGCGCAAGGCCGAGGAACTCTTCGATCTCATCCTCAAGTTTGCCGGCTACGGCTTCAACAAGAGCCATTCGACCGGCTATGCGATCGTGGCCTACCAGACGGCCTACCTGAAGACCTACTTCCCGAACCAATACATGGCCGCCACGCTCACGTACGAGTCGCAGGCGCAGAAGGTCGCGGACTGGATTGCGTACCTCGAAGATTGCCGGCGGGCTGTGTTCCCCGACGGCCACGTGGGCATCGACGTGCAGCCGCCGGACATCAACCTTTCGGCTTCGGACTTCTCGGTGGTGTTCGATGCGGATGAGCCGCGCGACCACAACCACGGGCACGTTCGTTTCGGATTGCGAGCGCTCAAGGGGGCCGGTGAGAAGGCCATCGCCGCGGTCGTCGAGGAGCGCGTCAGGCAGGGTCCGTACCGGTCTCTCTACCACTTCTGCGAGCGCGTACCGCTCACGATCGTAAACAAGGCGACGATCGAGGCGCTCATCAAGGCCGGGGCGTTTGACTCTGTGCACGGCATGGAGCAGCGGGCGGCGATGGTCGAAGCGATCGAGGCGGCAGTAAAGGCCGGGCAGGCGCTCGCGAGTGACCGGGCTTCGGGCCAGGGCTCGCTCTTCGGCTTCGGCGATGCACCGGCGGCGAGCGCCACGATCGAAGTGAAGACCGAAACCCCGCTGCCGCGAACGCAAGCGTGGGATCTGCAGCAGGCGCTGATGAACGAGAAAGAGGTGCTGGGCTTCTTCGTCTCCAGCCATCCGCTCGAGC is a window encoding:
- the dnaE gene encoding DNA polymerase III subunit alpha, with translation MTKQNPPRFAHLHLHTEYSLLDGGNRIDKLVQRVRELGMDTVAMTDHGNVFGAVEFYTQAKEAGIKPILGIEAYVAPGDRRDRQFTGVADGGFHLVLLAENEQGWRNILKLTSDSFLNGFYFKPRMDKTTLEQWADGLIAINGHLGSSIAHHLLRFAQNPETESHWNAAVEEAKWHARIFKPGESGEPRFYIELQRHGVPEQDAINPHLIRLARELELPLVCDNDAHFMRAEDYDAHDTLCCISMAKVKTEENRLRYPRDLYVKSPEQMAELFPDVPEAMENTLRIAERCNVDLPAGQNHAPVVKPVIPKDKFKYTTGDRTKWYTEFCARYDLEPFDAMRDKETPDELKQRCDRALRELCDAGLIWRYGPDGVTEEIRARLDRELRILADKSISAYFLIVWDFVNWARQRGIPANARGSGVGTMVGYVLGLSNACPVRYGLLFERFTDPDRSEYPDIDIDICQDGRGAVIEYVRQKYGHVAQIITFGTLKARAAIKDVGRVLGLLPGETQRLANMVPDGLNVSIDDALEKEPDLRKEYDSRPEIRTLIDTAKALEGQVRHTGVHAAGVVIATQPLDNIIPLARPTGAKAGEGEAITQWDGPTVEKFGLLKMDFLGLRTLSIIERAKQLIRESLSEQAIRQALDIDDPNRDPLDLDRLTYDDPRVFELFQRGDTAGVFQFESGGMRKLLMEMRPDRLEDLIAANALYRPGPMDLIPDYNRRKHGEQPVPQVHPIVDRFTAETYGVMVYQEQVMQICHELGGIPLRAAYTLIKAISKKKEKVINAERPVFIAGAVKQGLEARKAEELFDLILKFAGYGFNKSHSTGYAIVAYQTAYLKTYFPNQYMAATLTYESQAQKVADWIAYLEDCRRAVFPDGHVGIDVQPPDINLSASDFSVVFDADEPRDHNHGHVRFGLRALKGAGEKAIAAVVEERVRQGPYRSLYHFCERVPLTIVNKATIEALIKAGAFDSVHGMEQRAAMVEAIEAAVKAGQALASDRASGQGSLFGFGDAPAASATIEVKTETPLPRTQAWDLQQALMNEKEVLGFFVSSHPLERYKQQLETFGTVTSVTAAELHDGASVVLGGMLTRVRPVLVRNGRSAGQKMAMITIEDLHGQIDGVLFSDTFAKCGDALADHAMLFLVGQVDKSRGTPSIKVDRVIPMARAASELAGSIEISLEDGEQAEATLAMLNGELQRQARLNGSAGRPVPVRLHLYADSHHVVLEPTRIKVAASESLLAFIRETVGADSCSVTAGAIPEPAERPRRWGAN